One genomic region from Salinicola endophyticus encodes:
- the kdsA gene encoding 3-deoxy-8-phosphooctulonate synthase, translating into MKSVPIAGLTVANDAPFTLFGGINVLEDRESTLKACETYVEVTRRLGIPYVFKASFDKANRSSIHSFRGVGMDDGLEIFAAVKREFGVPVITDVHEVAQAAPVAEVADIIQLPAFLARQTDLVVAMARTGRPINVKKPQFLSPGQMKNIVDKCAEAGNQQIVLCERGSCFGYDNLVVDMLGFREMMDVSGNAPVIFDVTHSLQRRDPSSEASGGRRRQALELARAGMAVGLAGLFLEGHPDPDRARCDGPSALPLDQLEPFLAQIKALDDLVKGFPALEIR; encoded by the coding sequence ATGAAATCCGTACCCATTGCCGGTCTGACGGTTGCGAACGATGCCCCTTTCACGCTGTTCGGTGGCATCAACGTGCTCGAGGACAGGGAGAGTACGTTGAAGGCGTGCGAGACCTATGTCGAGGTCACGCGCAGACTGGGCATCCCCTATGTGTTCAAGGCCAGCTTCGACAAGGCCAACCGCTCCTCGATCCACTCCTTCCGCGGTGTCGGTATGGACGATGGGCTGGAGATCTTCGCCGCAGTCAAGCGCGAGTTCGGCGTGCCGGTGATCACCGACGTGCATGAAGTCGCCCAGGCGGCACCGGTGGCCGAGGTCGCCGATATCATCCAGCTGCCGGCGTTCCTCGCCCGCCAGACCGACCTGGTGGTGGCGATGGCGCGTACCGGCCGCCCGATCAACGTCAAGAAGCCGCAGTTCCTGAGCCCGGGACAGATGAAGAACATCGTCGACAAGTGTGCCGAGGCGGGCAATCAGCAGATCGTGCTTTGCGAGCGCGGCAGCTGCTTCGGCTATGACAACCTGGTCGTCGACATGCTCGGCTTCCGCGAGATGATGGACGTCAGCGGCAATGCGCCGGTGATCTTCGACGTCACCCATAGCCTGCAGCGTCGCGACCCGTCGAGCGAGGCTTCCGGCGGACGCCGGCGCCAGGCGCTGGAGCTTGCCCGTGCCGGCATGGCCGTGGGGCTGGCGGGATTGTTCCTGGAAGGGCACCCGGACCCGGATCGCGCCCGCTGTGATGGCCCCAGCGCGCTGCCGCTGGACCAGCTCGAGCCGTTCCTGGCCCAGATCAAGGCGCTGGATGATCTGGTCAAGGGCTTCCCCGCGCTGGAGATCCGTTGA
- a CDS encoding HAD hydrolase family protein, whose translation MAGGDYGDVRSGIELVLFDVDGVLTDGTLLIGPEGEALKPFNVRDGVAVGLLRQHGIKSGVLSAKSSQPLLTRATQLGMDVVKLGFSRKLEAIAQISAEWQIPPARIAFAGDDIIDIPVMRRVGVAYAPADAHPLVREVATQVTASRGGRGVAREIAEDLLAARGLSLAEMYAHLLEDDDALGDLVQ comes from the coding sequence ATGGCAGGGGGCGACTATGGCGATGTGCGCAGCGGCATCGAGCTCGTGCTGTTCGATGTCGATGGCGTGCTCACCGACGGCACGCTGCTGATCGGTCCCGAGGGCGAGGCACTCAAGCCGTTCAACGTCCGCGACGGCGTGGCGGTGGGGCTGCTGCGCCAGCACGGGATCAAGAGCGGGGTGCTCTCGGCCAAGTCGAGCCAGCCGCTGCTCACCCGCGCCACTCAGCTGGGGATGGACGTGGTCAAGCTCGGCTTCAGTCGCAAGCTGGAGGCGATCGCCCAGATCAGCGCCGAGTGGCAGATTCCGCCGGCGCGCATCGCCTTCGCCGGTGACGACATCATCGATATTCCGGTGATGCGCCGGGTCGGGGTCGCCTATGCGCCGGCGGATGCCCATCCGCTGGTGCGCGAGGTCGCCACGCAGGTGACCGCCAGTCGCGGCGGCCGCGGTGTGGCGCGCGAGATCGCCGAGGATCTGCTCGCGGCCCGGGGGCTGAGCCTGGCCGAGATGTACGCCCATCTGCTCGAGGACGATGACGCGCTGGGCGATCTGGTGCAGTAG
- a CDS encoding SIS domain-containing protein, whose protein sequence is MNLTYLDTARQVFAKEAESLLEVSRKLDNDLISAVDAILRTPGRVVVCGMGKSGIVGRKIAATLASTGTPSFFMHPGEAYHGDLGMVTEHDVFLAISNSGETEEVVKLIPFLKDNGNYLVGLTGSPGSTLAQAAHSHLDIGVLEEACPLQLAPTSSTTATLAMGDALAVTLMKARDFQPENFARFHPGGSLGRRLLSRVEHEMRSDNLPLVEADAQVLDVIQAMSRGQLGMAVVRHGERWGIITDGDLRRAIEKYGERVFTRRAFDFMTPQASRIAPTARVEDALALMDSKQISVLLVFDHERLVGVFKK, encoded by the coding sequence ATGAATCTCACCTATCTCGATACCGCCCGGCAGGTCTTCGCCAAGGAAGCCGAATCCCTGCTCGAAGTCTCGCGCAAGCTCGACAACGACCTGATCTCCGCGGTCGACGCCATCCTGCGCACGCCGGGTCGGGTGGTGGTGTGCGGTATGGGCAAGTCCGGCATCGTCGGACGCAAGATCGCCGCCACTCTTGCCAGCACCGGTACGCCGAGCTTCTTCATGCATCCGGGGGAGGCCTACCACGGCGACCTGGGCATGGTCACCGAGCACGACGTCTTCCTGGCCATCTCCAACTCCGGTGAGACCGAGGAGGTGGTCAAGCTGATCCCGTTCCTCAAGGACAACGGCAACTATCTGGTGGGGCTGACCGGCAGCCCCGGCTCGACCCTGGCACAGGCGGCGCACAGCCATCTCGACATCGGCGTGCTGGAGGAGGCGTGCCCGCTGCAGCTGGCGCCGACCTCCTCGACCACGGCCACGCTGGCGATGGGCGACGCGTTGGCGGTGACGTTGATGAAGGCGCGCGACTTCCAGCCCGAGAACTTCGCCCGCTTTCACCCCGGGGGCTCGCTCGGGCGGCGTCTGCTGAGCCGGGTCGAGCACGAGATGCGCAGCGACAACCTTCCGCTGGTGGAGGCCGACGCCCAGGTACTCGACGTGATCCAGGCGATGTCGCGGGGCCAGCTCGGCATGGCCGTGGTCCGCCACGGCGAGCGCTGGGGAATCATCACCGATGGCGATCTGCGCCGGGCGATCGAGAAGTACGGCGAGCGCGTGTTCACCCGCCGGGCGTTCGACTTCATGACCCCACAGGCGTCGCGGATTGCGCCCACTGCCCGGGTCGAGGATGCACTGGCGCTGATGGACAGCAAGCAGATCAGTGTGCTGCTGGTGTTCGATCACGAGCGCCTGGTCGGTGTGTTCAAGAAATGA
- the cysC gene encoding adenylyl-sulfate kinase, protein MSDNTVWHAHRVDREQREALNAQRACLLWFTGLSGSGKSTIAGLVEERLHQLGKLTYLLDGDNVRQGLNGDLGFSDADRVENVRRIGELSGLFVDAGVITLSAFISPFRSERAAVRRRLAAGDFIEVFVDAPLATCEARDPKGLYRRARAGEIADFTGIDSPYEPPQAPEVHLHNDGSRSPAAMAQQVVDYLADRRCV, encoded by the coding sequence ATGAGCGACAACACCGTCTGGCATGCCCACCGTGTGGACCGGGAGCAGCGCGAGGCGCTCAACGCTCAGCGCGCCTGCCTGCTCTGGTTCACCGGACTGAGCGGCTCCGGCAAGTCGACCATCGCCGGGCTGGTCGAGGAGCGGCTGCATCAGCTTGGCAAGCTGACCTATCTGCTCGACGGCGACAACGTACGCCAGGGGCTGAACGGCGACCTCGGCTTCTCCGACGCCGATCGGGTCGAGAACGTGCGGCGTATCGGCGAGCTGTCCGGGCTGTTCGTGGATGCCGGGGTGATCACGCTGTCAGCGTTCATCTCGCCGTTTCGCAGCGAGCGGGCCGCGGTGCGCCGGCGGCTGGCGGCGGGGGACTTCATCGAGGTATTCGTCGATGCCCCGCTGGCGACCTGCGAGGCACGCGATCCCAAGGGGCTCTACCGGCGCGCACGGGCCGGCGAGATCGCTGACTTCACCGGCATCGATTCGCCCTATGAGCCGCCCCAGGCGCCCGAGGTGCATCTGCACAACGACGGCAGCCGCTCGCCGGCGGCGATGGCGCAGCAGGTGGTGGATTACCTCGCGGACCGGCGCTGCGTATGA
- a CDS encoding undecaprenyl-phosphate glucose phosphotransferase, which translates to MKSLNPVRRLAPLMDVMAIVLAGVLASEVRFGSARLDSGNALVLVLVALAVVLINLFGGGYSKWRSTRLRSRIYRLLWVWAAVFAVLASLLYLFKLSESVSRQWLVFTFLLSFCLVCASRALLMMLTLYHNASAKNRRKVFLVGPEENLLDVARSLRRHREQGYALAGICRARVLRSQQTPRHLAQRVEKSGADEVWICLPVSEGAHVKAIMYNLRHLPLEIRFIPHFADIPLLNHRVSQVAGNHAFDLSVSPIAGSAQWAKRLEDIVIGGLILLLIAPVCLACALAVKLSSPGPVLFKQLRTGANGHDVQVYKFRSMKVHQESAGHISQATRRDPRITRVGAFLRRTSLDELPQFINVLQGRMSIVGPRPHALAHNDYYKDLVESYMQRHMVKPGITGWAQVCGYRGETDTLDKMQRRVEHDLWYINNWSLLLDLKIIFLTVFKGFTGQNAY; encoded by the coding sequence ATGAAAAGCCTGAATCCGGTCCGGCGCCTGGCGCCGCTGATGGATGTAATGGCCATAGTGCTGGCGGGCGTGCTGGCCAGCGAGGTGCGTTTCGGCAGTGCGCGGCTCGACAGCGGCAACGCCCTGGTGCTGGTGCTGGTGGCGCTGGCGGTGGTGCTGATCAATCTGTTCGGCGGCGGCTACAGCAAGTGGCGCTCGACCCGGCTGCGCAGCCGTATCTACCGGCTGCTGTGGGTGTGGGCGGCGGTGTTCGCGGTGCTCGCCAGCCTGCTCTATCTGTTCAAGCTCTCCGAGAGCGTGTCGCGGCAGTGGCTGGTGTTCACCTTCCTGCTGTCGTTCTGCCTGGTGTGTGCGTCGCGGGCGCTGCTGATGATGCTGACGCTCTATCACAACGCCAGCGCCAAGAACCGGCGCAAGGTGTTCCTGGTCGGCCCCGAGGAGAACCTGCTCGATGTGGCACGCTCGCTGCGCCGCCACCGCGAGCAGGGCTATGCGCTCGCCGGTATCTGCCGCGCGCGGGTACTGCGCAGTCAGCAGACGCCGCGCCATCTGGCCCAGCGGGTGGAGAAGTCGGGCGCCGACGAGGTGTGGATCTGCCTGCCGGTCTCGGAAGGCGCCCACGTCAAGGCGATCATGTACAACCTGCGCCATCTGCCGCTGGAGATTCGCTTCATCCCGCACTTCGCCGATATCCCGCTGCTCAATCATCGGGTCAGCCAGGTCGCCGGCAATCACGCCTTCGATCTCAGCGTCAGCCCCATCGCCGGCAGCGCGCAGTGGGCCAAACGCCTGGAAGACATCGTGATCGGCGGGTTGATTCTGCTGTTGATCGCGCCGGTGTGCCTGGCCTGCGCATTGGCGGTGAAGCTGTCGTCTCCGGGGCCGGTGCTGTTCAAGCAGCTGCGCACCGGGGCCAACGGCCACGATGTCCAGGTCTACAAGTTCCGCTCGATGAAGGTCCACCAGGAGTCCGCCGGCCATATCTCCCAGGCGACCCGGCGCGATCCGCGCATCACGCGGGTCGGCGCCTTCCTGCGCCGGACCTCGCTGGACGAGCTGCCCCAGTTCATCAATGTGCTGCAGGGGCGCATGTCGATCGTCGGGCCGCGTCCGCACGCCCTGGCGCACAACGACTACTACAAGGATCTGGTCGAGTCCTACATGCAGCGGCACATGGTCAAGCCGGGCATCACCGGCTGGGCCCAGGTGTGCGGCTATCGCGGTGAGACCGACACCCTGGACAAGATGCAGCGCCGGGTCGAGCACGATCTCTGGTACATCAACAACTGGTCGCTGCTGCTGGACCTCAAGATCATCTTCCTCACCGTCTTCAAGGGCTTCACCGGTCAGAACGCCTACTGA
- a CDS encoding acyltransferase family protein codes for MARHSSYLYEIQGLRAVAALMVAVYHIWIQKVSGGVDVFFVVAAFFIVGSLTRGGPPTLGGLFDYYAKTLRRVVPSAAVVIVTTVALSLWLMPDSMWRNQIKHALASTLFVENWALAFTATDYLQQGSPPSPFQQLWALAVQVQFYCLFPLLLWAAGRVGRRDQHGYRRRVIVALALIGLLSLSYSVYMTARNQPWAYFDSGARAWEFAIGGLLAFAVTRMTLSRLAAKLLGWVSLAVLLTFALFLEVSSSFPGVVALIPVLAACGIIIAARNQCDIWLLNNRGVVWFGDLSFAFYLWHWPLLSCYRYATGGFDVGLLPGLAIIGGAALLAGLTTWGFENSVRRSAWLSRHRFATYAACAALLALPMAALGGWYHDYQGRRASAEAALDQFLHHARPAEATVYPPTLIASMDLPPSSRDGCHQTATDAELVECSYGDPDADKTVVLAGGSHAQQWLAALQRVAARERFRLVTLTKGGCMLSLDADADYMAYPSCHAWNERVIERIRQIQPDYVFTNSTRGQGAAEHVPEGYLAAWRALAEGGVRVLALRDNPWFGFDVPECVDLHKDAPDACAKPRDALLSRRSPTADYHLGNVYFADISDLFCDERLCRPRQGKVLLYRDDHHITNTFSQLAAPRIARTLARAEAAFAAADAGHWIAGAPQGAKPVIPRKGS; via the coding sequence TTGGCTAGACACTCAAGCTACCTGTACGAGATTCAGGGCTTGCGCGCGGTGGCGGCGCTCATGGTCGCCGTCTATCACATCTGGATCCAGAAGGTCTCCGGCGGCGTCGATGTGTTCTTCGTCGTCGCCGCCTTCTTCATCGTCGGTTCGCTGACCCGCGGCGGGCCACCCACGCTGGGCGGACTGTTCGACTACTACGCCAAGACCCTGCGCCGGGTGGTGCCGAGCGCGGCGGTGGTGATCGTGACCACGGTGGCGCTGTCGCTGTGGTTGATGCCGGATTCGATGTGGCGCAATCAGATCAAGCACGCCCTGGCTTCGACGCTGTTCGTCGAGAACTGGGCGCTGGCTTTCACCGCCACCGACTATCTGCAGCAGGGCTCGCCGCCGTCGCCGTTCCAGCAGCTGTGGGCGCTGGCGGTGCAGGTGCAGTTCTACTGCCTGTTCCCGCTGCTGCTGTGGGCGGCGGGCCGCGTCGGCCGGCGTGACCAGCACGGCTATCGCCGACGGGTGATCGTCGCGCTGGCACTGATCGGGCTGCTGTCGCTGAGTTACAGCGTCTACATGACCGCGCGCAACCAGCCCTGGGCCTACTTCGATAGCGGTGCGCGGGCCTGGGAGTTCGCCATCGGCGGCTTGCTCGCCTTCGCGGTGACGCGGATGACGCTGTCGCGTTTGGCGGCGAAGCTGCTCGGCTGGGTGTCGCTGGCGGTCCTGCTCACCTTTGCACTGTTTCTCGAGGTGTCGTCATCGTTCCCCGGGGTGGTGGCGCTGATTCCGGTGCTGGCGGCCTGCGGCATCATTATCGCGGCGCGCAACCAGTGCGACATCTGGCTGCTCAACAACCGCGGCGTGGTGTGGTTCGGTGATCTCTCGTTCGCGTTCTATCTGTGGCACTGGCCGCTGCTCTCCTGCTATCGCTATGCCACCGGCGGCTTCGATGTCGGGCTGCTGCCGGGGCTGGCGATCATCGGCGGCGCCGCGCTGCTGGCGGGCTTGACCACCTGGGGGTTCGAGAACTCCGTACGCCGTTCGGCGTGGCTGTCGCGGCACAGGTTCGCCACCTATGCGGCCTGCGCTGCGCTGCTTGCATTGCCGATGGCGGCCCTGGGCGGCTGGTATCATGACTACCAGGGGCGCCGCGCCAGCGCCGAGGCGGCACTCGATCAGTTCCTGCATCACGCCCGGCCGGCAGAGGCGACGGTCTATCCGCCGACCTTGATTGCCAGCATGGATCTGCCGCCGTCGTCCCGGGATGGTTGCCATCAGACCGCGACGGATGCCGAGCTGGTGGAGTGCAGCTACGGTGACCCTGACGCCGACAAGACAGTGGTGCTGGCCGGCGGCTCCCATGCCCAGCAGTGGCTGGCGGCGCTGCAGCGAGTGGCGGCGCGTGAGCGCTTCCGTCTGGTCACCCTGACCAAGGGGGGCTGCATGCTCTCCCTCGACGCCGATGCCGATTACATGGCGTATCCCTCCTGCCACGCCTGGAACGAGCGGGTGATCGAGCGCATCCGCCAGATCCAGCCCGACTATGTGTTCACCAACTCGACCCGTGGGCAGGGCGCGGCGGAGCATGTGCCAGAGGGCTACCTGGCGGCGTGGCGCGCGCTGGCCGAAGGCGGCGTGCGGGTGCTGGCACTGCGCGACAATCCCTGGTTCGGTTTCGACGTGCCCGAGTGTGTCGATCTGCACAAGGATGCCCCGGATGCCTGCGCCAAGCCGCGGGATGCGCTGCTCAGTCGGCGCTCGCCCACCGCTGATTATCACCTCGGCAACGTCTACTTTGCGGACATCAGCGATCTGTTCTGCGATGAGCGCCTGTGTCGGCCCCGGCAGGGGAAGGTGCTGCTCTACCGCGACGACCATCACATCACCAATACCTTTTCGCAGCTGGCGGCGCCGCGTATCGCCCGTACCCTAGCGCGAGCAGAAGCCGCGTTCGCCGCGGCGGACGCGGGTCACTGGATCGCCGGTGCGCCCCAGGGCGCTAAACCCGTCATACCGAGGAAGGGGTCATGA
- a CDS encoding right-handed parallel beta-helix repeat-containing protein, with protein MEVKTFFAQRADGRALPRAAVSVLPQGKETLAAGLEDGRGQPLSNPFHADADGRIQFAAPNGHYVVEVADGAQQQRLHAQFFDQGEIHSASGTQPLAQALDQRLVVVDSVDTLRDWPGARVADGCWLVCRSFYRDRPFELDIQLQRVTTLDDPTRANQMAWLPIDHPHHDDFHRFTLWAADGAAYVQPGDDIDLLKVGFRADYIDAEGRGSDESAWFQETLDKTPYRTKYLPDLPQGCALYLGKRRITLCSGTRLVGAGARANSRLVSDYVASGFRDGLFLLREPHVIAAWAEGRPQGDLEAAFSHDIHFSGLTLEARDFCRGAVTLVCVRDVVYRDIHHVRCGGLKVFHELELNRRYSTHEEDPESDNAVTAGFNPEVPDDLSERIRISDLSGGAGRYTLSPGDSRRAGAVRLNFVRDFSISHVHMDYCNVSGWGGSARPGKGGELRWMRRLRDGFIQDVHCRWTNGAIYFNNAHNIKVYGCSAKEVSDTAFDLEGCTYCLFDGLYAENAANFGISIFYATRGNVIKNFVAHQSASAGTLHERLEESKFGPGLGRTLFRRLAGFEDPDFSQDVTLDTGAFVYEGEGFGAVIVDSWADVTYRNISHHDVVMDLRGHSNAQSPYLKDCRFTFTRPARDGDVLVALGTNRSDYGYWKGGAIVSEVPQPAGVVPLLGQLRAYAGTAIFDLDDLRIDVPGVETAIALCDARQAGRRPGHAFRLGRNLIPARSGITDLALNRQSGGDALQLNAGDNRTLDFSPVQVQALDEGGTRRYAALAFGLDVARGGD; from the coding sequence ATGGAAGTCAAAACCTTCTTCGCCCAGCGCGCTGACGGTCGAGCGCTACCACGCGCCGCCGTCAGCGTCCTGCCCCAGGGCAAGGAGACGCTGGCAGCCGGCCTGGAGGATGGCCGCGGCCAGCCGCTGTCCAACCCATTCCACGCCGATGCGGATGGCCGCATCCAGTTCGCCGCCCCCAACGGCCACTATGTGGTGGAGGTGGCCGATGGCGCCCAGCAGCAGCGCCTGCACGCCCAGTTCTTCGACCAGGGCGAGATTCATTCCGCCTCGGGCACCCAGCCGCTGGCCCAGGCGCTCGATCAGCGCCTGGTGGTGGTCGATAGCGTGGACACCCTGCGCGACTGGCCGGGAGCCCGCGTCGCCGACGGCTGTTGGCTGGTCTGCCGCAGCTTCTATCGCGATCGCCCCTTCGAACTGGATATCCAGCTGCAGCGTGTCACCACCCTTGACGACCCCACGCGGGCCAACCAGATGGCGTGGCTGCCCATTGATCATCCACACCACGACGACTTCCACCGCTTCACCCTGTGGGCCGCCGATGGCGCCGCCTATGTCCAGCCCGGCGACGACATCGACCTGCTCAAGGTGGGCTTTCGCGCCGACTATATCGACGCCGAGGGCCGCGGCAGCGACGAGTCGGCCTGGTTTCAGGAGACCCTGGACAAGACGCCCTATCGCACCAAATACCTGCCCGACCTACCCCAGGGCTGCGCCCTCTATCTGGGCAAACGGCGTATCACACTGTGCTCGGGCACCCGTCTGGTGGGTGCTGGCGCGCGTGCCAACAGCCGCCTGGTCAGCGACTATGTGGCCAGCGGTTTCCGCGACGGCCTGTTCCTGCTGCGCGAACCCCACGTGATCGCCGCCTGGGCCGAGGGGCGACCGCAGGGCGATCTGGAGGCCGCCTTCAGCCACGACATTCATTTCAGTGGACTCACCCTGGAAGCGCGCGACTTCTGCCGCGGCGCGGTGACCCTGGTCTGCGTCCGCGACGTGGTCTACCGCGATATCCATCACGTACGCTGCGGCGGCCTGAAAGTGTTCCACGAACTGGAGCTCAACCGGCGCTATTCCACCCATGAGGAGGACCCGGAGAGCGACAACGCCGTGACCGCCGGCTTCAACCCCGAGGTGCCCGACGACCTGAGCGAACGCATCCGCATCAGCGACCTCTCCGGCGGTGCCGGTCGCTACACCCTCAGCCCCGGCGACAGCAGGCGCGCGGGTGCCGTACGCCTCAATTTCGTGCGCGACTTCAGCATCTCCCATGTGCACATGGACTACTGCAACGTTTCCGGCTGGGGCGGCTCGGCACGCCCGGGCAAGGGCGGCGAACTCAGGTGGATGCGGCGCCTGCGCGACGGTTTCATCCAGGACGTCCACTGCCGCTGGACCAATGGCGCGATCTATTTCAACAATGCCCACAACATCAAGGTCTACGGCTGCAGCGCCAAGGAGGTAAGCGACACCGCCTTCGACCTCGAGGGCTGCACCTACTGTCTGTTCGACGGTCTCTACGCCGAGAACGCTGCCAATTTCGGCATCTCGATCTTCTATGCCACCCGCGGCAACGTGATCAAGAACTTTGTCGCCCATCAGAGCGCCAGTGCCGGCACCCTGCATGAGCGCCTCGAGGAGTCCAAGTTCGGTCCCGGTCTGGGCCGCACCCTGTTCCGCCGCCTGGCCGGGTTCGAGGATCCCGATTTCAGCCAGGACGTGACCCTCGATACCGGCGCCTTCGTCTATGAGGGCGAAGGCTTCGGCGCGGTGATCGTCGACTCCTGGGCCGACGTCACCTATCGCAACATCAGCCACCATGACGTGGTCATGGACCTGCGCGGTCACAGCAACGCCCAGTCGCCCTATCTCAAGGATTGCCGCTTCACCTTCACTCGCCCCGCGCGTGACGGCGATGTACTGGTGGCGCTGGGCACCAACCGCAGCGACTACGGCTACTGGAAAGGCGGCGCGATCGTCTCAGAAGTGCCACAGCCGGCTGGCGTAGTACCACTGCTGGGGCAGCTGCGTGCCTATGCCGGCACCGCGATCTTCGATCTCGACGACCTGCGCATCGACGTCCCCGGGGTCGAGACCGCGATCGCCTTGTGCGATGCGCGTCAAGCCGGGCGCCGCCCAGGACACGCCTTCCGCCTCGGGCGCAATCTGATCCCGGCCCGCAGCGGCATCACGGATCTCGCCCTCAATCGGCAGTCGGGTGGCGATGCCCTGCAGCTCAATGCCGGCGACAATCGCACCCTCGACTTCTCTCCGGTGCAGGTGCAGGCACTGGACGAGGGAGGCACCCGGCGCTATGCCGCGCTCGCCTTCGGCCTCGACGTGGCCCGCGGCGGCGACTGA
- a CDS encoding LrgB family protein produces MSPLPLGQVWVYLAASPLLHLFATLIAFVIASRINRWAGGTPLLHPVILSIALLIAFLLLTHTDYPTYFAGAQFLHFLLGPATVALAIPLFDQRERVRRLLWPVFAGTLAGVATAVVSAVGISLVLGADHATVLSLAPKSVTSPIAMGIAEKIGGIPSLTAGLVLLTGVIGCIIGPWVLRLGRITDPAIRGFSMGLAAHGFGTAYCFSTYGAIAGAFSGLAMGLSGLVTAFVLPPLVQLFGL; encoded by the coding sequence ATGAGCCCGCTGCCTCTCGGCCAGGTGTGGGTCTACCTCGCCGCCAGCCCGCTGCTGCATCTGTTCGCCACCCTGATCGCCTTCGTCATCGCCAGCCGCATCAATCGCTGGGCCGGCGGCACGCCGCTGCTGCACCCGGTGATCCTGTCGATCGCGCTGCTGATCGCCTTTCTGCTCCTCACCCATACCGACTATCCCACCTACTTCGCCGGCGCGCAGTTCCTGCACTTCCTGCTCGGCCCCGCGACCGTGGCACTGGCGATCCCTCTGTTCGACCAGCGCGAGCGCGTACGCCGCCTGCTGTGGCCGGTGTTTGCCGGCACCCTCGCCGGCGTCGCTACCGCGGTGGTGTCGGCGGTGGGTATCAGCCTGGTACTGGGTGCCGACCACGCGACCGTGCTGTCGCTGGCGCCCAAGTCGGTGACCTCGCCGATCGCCATGGGCATCGCCGAGAAGATCGGCGGCATTCCCTCGCTGACCGCAGGGCTGGTTCTGCTCACCGGGGTCATCGGCTGCATCATCGGCCCCTGGGTCCTGCGCCTGGGCCGAATCACCGACCCTGCCATCCGCGGTTTCTCCATGGGCCTGGCCGCCCACGGCTTCGGTACCGCCTACTGTTTCTCCACCTACGGGGCCATCGCCGGGGCCTTCTCCGGCCTGGCCATGGGGCTTTCGGGGCTGGTCACCGCCTTCGTGCTGCCCCCCCTGGTACAGCTTTTCGGCCTCTGA
- a CDS encoding CidA/LrgA family protein, translating to MSLIIGMSILLGCQFLGEVLSLALSLPIPGPVIGMLILLVGLVIRGSVPASLRSMGEGLLKYLTLLFVPAGVGLIEHVGLIQQEFWILLITLVLSAAVTLWVTSQVMQRLAHRSGTSQEEDA from the coding sequence ATGTCCCTGATCATCGGCATGAGCATTCTGCTCGGCTGTCAATTTCTCGGTGAGGTACTGAGTCTGGCACTGTCGCTGCCGATTCCCGGCCCGGTCATCGGCATGCTGATCCTGCTCGTCGGCCTCGTCATTCGCGGCAGCGTTCCGGCCAGTCTGCGCAGCATGGGTGAGGGCCTGCTCAAGTATCTCACCCTGCTGTTCGTGCCCGCCGGCGTCGGGCTGATCGAGCACGTCGGGCTGATCCAGCAGGAGTTCTGGATCCTGCTGATCACACTGGTGCTCTCGGCGGCGGTGACCCTGTGGGTGACCAGTCAGGTGATGCAGCGGCTCGCCCACCGCAGCGGCACATCCCAGGAGGAGGACGCATGA